In one window of Romboutsia hominis DNA:
- a CDS encoding GtrA family protein, with protein sequence MSTILKKYRHKIIEYIKFNIIGISNFVISQGIYLTLFIYFKLHYLLAYTITSVISITASYILNSKYTFKEKKYSYKKFFYSILIYIFEYILNMGVIVILVNVFKLGEILSPIIAPAFTTPPIFLLMRKVIKK encoded by the coding sequence ATGTCAACAATATTAAAAAAGTACAGACATAAAATAATCGAATATATAAAGTTCAATATAATAGGTATAAGCAATTTTGTAATATCTCAAGGTATATATCTTACTTTGTTTATTTACTTTAAACTTCACTACCTATTAGCCTATACTATAACTAGTGTTATTAGTATAACAGCATCTTATATATTAAATAGTAAATATACTTTTAAAGAAAAGAAATATTCTTATAAAAAATTTTTCTATTCAATTTTAATATATATATTTGAGTATATATTAAATATGGGAGTTATAGTAATACTTGTAAATGTATTTAAACTTGGAGAAATATTATCACCAATAATTGCTCCAGCTTTTACTACTCCCC